From a region of the Buchnera aphidicola (Aphis fabae) genome:
- a CDS encoding MIP/aquaporin family protein, translating to MNICSQKNIFQQCVFEFLGTGLIIFFGIGCLATSKLTNFHFNQYEMSMIWGFSVSLSIYLSISISGAHLNPAITIFFWLFYKFNKKKVVPYIISQISGSFFFTILIYYLYHNLLISFEHKYHIIRGTKASLQLAEIFCIYPQKNYILIHDFIIGIIISIFFIIILMRINDKKRFFVVKRKFSPCLIGMLVSIINISLGSLNNITLNPAHDLGPRIFLSLMGWGKIAFTGVNNSYFPYFLISIIAPILGINLGGWIYKKFIKN from the coding sequence ATGAATATATGTAGTCAAAAAAATATATTTCAACAATGTGTTTTTGAATTTTTAGGCACAGGTTTAATAATATTTTTTGGAATTGGATGTTTAGCAACATCAAAATTGACAAATTTTCATTTTAATCAATATGAAATGAGTATGATTTGGGGTTTTTCAGTATCTTTGTCAATTTATTTAAGTATTTCAATATCTGGAGCTCATTTAAACCCAGCTATTACTATTTTTTTTTGGTTATTCTATAAATTTAATAAAAAAAAAGTGGTTCCATATATTATTTCTCAAATCTCTGGTTCTTTTTTTTTTACAATATTAATATATTATTTATATCATAATTTATTGATATCATTTGAACATAAATATCATATTATACGAGGAACAAAAGCAAGTCTTCAATTAGCTGAAATTTTTTGTATTTATCCTCAAAAAAATTATATTCTTATACATGATTTTATAATAGGAATAATTATTTCAATATTTTTTATTATTATACTTATGAGAATTAACGATAAAAAAAGATTTTTTGTAGTTAAAAGAAAATTTAGTCCATGTTTAATAGGAATGTTAGTTTCAATTATTAATATATCTTTAGGATCTTTAAATAATATTACTTTAAATCCAGCACATGACTTAGGTCCTAGAATTTTTTTAAGTTTAATGGGATGGGGGAAAATAGCTTTTACTGGAGTAAATAATAGTTATTTTCCATATTTTTTAATATCTATAATTGCACCAATATTAGGTATAAATTTAGGTGGATGGATATATAAAAAATTTATAAAAAATTAA
- the tpiA gene encoding triose-phosphate isomerase, with product MKKKFIVANWKLNGNIETISNFLKCLKSKISLYLKYNTIVIAPSTIYLERVYRNIKDINIFIGAQDVDINQKGAFTGETSILMLQDIGVQYVIIGHSERRLFHNESNELVAKKFGLIKSLNLIPILCIGENEIEKKQNNTKKVIKNQLDIIFENFGEKAFINTIIAYEPIWAIGTGMAADPIYVQSIHKFIKNYINQYNTNNLENLIIQYGGSVNSKNAKGFLEQPDIDGLLIGSASLIYEEFLKILKISSDILYK from the coding sequence ATGAAAAAAAAATTTATTGTAGCAAATTGGAAATTGAACGGAAATATTGAAACAATTTCTAATTTTTTAAAGTGCTTAAAATCAAAAATATCACTTTATTTAAAATATAATACAATTGTAATTGCACCTTCAACAATATATCTTGAAAGAGTTTATAGAAACATAAAAGATATAAACATTTTTATTGGTGCCCAAGATGTAGACATAAATCAAAAAGGAGCTTTTACAGGTGAAACATCTATATTAATGTTACAAGATATTGGTGTTCAATATGTCATTATCGGGCATTCTGAAAGACGTTTATTCCATAATGAAAGTAATGAATTAGTTGCAAAAAAATTTGGTTTAATTAAAAGTTTAAATTTAATTCCTATTTTATGTATAGGAGAAAATGAAATTGAAAAAAAACAAAATAACACTAAAAAAGTTATAAAAAATCAATTAGATATAATATTTGAAAATTTTGGAGAAAAAGCATTTATAAATACAATAATTGCATATGAACCAATTTGGGCGATTGGAACAGGTATGGCAGCAGATCCTATATATGTTCAATCAATACATAAATTTATAAAAAATTATATTAATCAATATAATACAAATAATTTAGAAAACTTAATTATTCAATATGGTGGTTCTGTTAATTCTAAAAATGCCAAAGGTTTTCTTGAACAACCTGATATTGATGGATTACTAATTGGTAGTGCTTCTTTAATATATGAAGAATTTTTAAAGATTCTTAAAATATCAAGTGATATTTTATATAAATAA